In Amphiprion ocellaris isolate individual 3 ecotype Okinawa chromosome 3, ASM2253959v1, whole genome shotgun sequence, one genomic interval encodes:
- the gtse1 gene encoding G2 and S phase-expressed protein 1 isoform X1, whose translation MDSRANSDVFFLLDEKFDFDVSMSPASSIDDDDEDEVFVGPVSHKEKCVSAGVVSRLQDGSDGVRVSWSPLSGDQLEAVCQEATKLANQLQSGESHSEDTDITDTTTEREEFVEDSKAKLGVLGQTASALSPIKRQTFCVQDSPMKELPPAIQRSLLRGNSSTRPSVPAASSTRPSVPATSSTLPSAPATSSTLPSASATSSTRPSVPATSSTRPSASATSSTRPSAPATSSTRPSASATSSTRPSAPATSSTRPSAPATSSTRPTTRLSTSSPVVGPKAPSRMSLRGKAALGVAVVLPSKPAAPTTSCSASKSKVEKTRLQPPRKVVGGLRQSPSSRLSSRAESNEDLLSDSASVASDISDSSLNSSLLGKRTLAPPTKSVGVRNLSGVKAPPLQSRRVTDRKNTSSSSSSVSSFNSSMSLSPAKGKPNSSLNGSLSSSTGLAPSSVSRPRRSTVYTAAEPASSTAGRRSLSTQGKKLSETERVKAARATPLKRAEATPLQSVPAKRLLERTSSSTASSGRPQSGLKPKSKPEALVPPTPSTSGKGAHLADDVSKGLKPKRLMSTSSVDSLPQKTSAGSLTPSASSSKSLQMKARRPSALPTPVKRRMSAIPAPTPTNQTRTVRPPAISNSGSAPTPTSARKQHSYSPLPTDTQQEELTEAVHIQPFCLEEEEEEEEVKEEDLPTPLSNTEQPNQSESADPEAPSQDESVPNRNLMELETTEESNSKTQEVLLLDLPPPALHPQEKLLIDLTNTPDLVRTSNKTCSTTQQLIDLSSPLIKWSPDDKRENALLINLSF comes from the exons ATGGACAGTCGAGCTAACAGCG ATGTGTTCTTTCTGCTTGATGAGAAATTTGACTTCGATGTTTCGATGTCGCCTGCCAG CTCcatagatgatgatgatgaagacgaGGTGTTTGTGGGTCCCGTCAGTCATAAGGAGAAGTGTGTCAGTGCTGGTGTGGTGTCTCGGCTCCAGGATGGCAGTGACGGTGTGCGGGTGAGCTGGAGCCCACTGAGTGGAGATCAGCTGGAGGCGGTGTGTCAGGAAGCCACCAAACTAGCCAACCAGCTACAGAGTGGCGAGTCTCACAGCGAGGACACTGACATCACCGACACCACAACTGAAAGAGAAGAGTTTGTCGAGGACTCTAAGGCCAAACTGGGCGTGTTGGGTCAGACTGCCAGTGCACTCAGCCCCATCAAACGCCAGACTTTCTGCGTGCAGGACAGTCCCATGAAGGAGCTGCCGCCTGCCATCCAGCGCAGCCTGCTAAGAGGCAACTCATCCACCCGCCCTTCTGTTCCAGCAGCATCATCCACCCGCCCTTCTGTTCCAGCAACATCATCCACCCTCCCTTCTGCTCCAGCAACATCATCCACCCTCCCTTCTGCTTCAGCAACATCATCCACCCGCCCTTCTGTTCCAGCAACATCATCCACCCGCCCTTCTGCTTCAGCAACATCATCCACCCGCCCTTCTGCTCCAGCAACATCATCCACCCGCCCTTCTGCTTCAGCAACATCATCCACCCGCCCTTCTGCTCCAGCAACATCATCCACCCGCCCTTCTGCTCCAGCAACATCATCCACCCGCCCCACAACCAGACTCAGCACTTCCAGCCCTGTGGTTGGACCCAAGGCCCCGTCCAGGATGTCACTGCGAGGAAAAGCTGCCCTGGGCGTTGCTGTTGTGCTGCCTAGCAAGCCAGCTGCTCCAACAACTTCCTGTTCAGCCAGCAAGAGCAAGGTGGAAAAAACTAGACTGCAACCACCAAGAaaa GTGGTTGGGGGTTTGAGACAGAGCCCGTCCTCTCGTCTGTCCAGCAGAGCAGAATCGAATGAGGATCTGCTCTCTGATTCAGCGAGTGTGGCCTCTGATATCAGCGACTCCTCCCTCAACTCCAGCCTTTTGGGAAAACGCACACTGGCTCCACCCACCAAG aGTGTTGGAGTGAGGAACCTGTCAGGTGTGAAAGCTCCGCCCCTTCAGAGCAGGAGggtgacagacagaaagaacacgtcctcatcttcatcctctgTGTCCAGCTTTAACTCCAGCATGTCGCTATCCCCCGCTAAAG GTAAACCGAACTCTTCTCTGAATGGGAGTCTGAGCAGCTCCACTGGCCTCGCCCCCAGCAGCGTCAGCAGACCTCGCCGCTCCACCGTCTACACAGCTGCAGAGCCAGCGTCCTCCACTGCTGGCCGCCGCTCACTTTCAACTCAAGGCAAGAAGCTTTCTGAGACGGAACGTGTCAAAGCTGCCAGAGCCACACCGCTAAAGAGAGCTGAGGCTACGCCCCTCCAGTCAGTACCCGCCAAGAGACTTTTAGAGAggacctcctcctccaccgcctCCTCAGGCCGGCCACAGAGCGGATTGAAGCCCAAATCTAAACCTGAGGCCCTAGTCCCACCAACACccagcacatcaggaaaaggAGCCCACCTTGCAGATG ATGTCTCCAAGGGGTTGAAACCAAAGCGGCTGATGTCTACTAGCAGTGTGGATAG TCTTCCTCAGAAGACATCTGCTGGGTCTCTGACACCCTCTGCCAGCAGCAGCAAGTCACTGCAAATGAAGGCACGCCGCCCCTCTGCCCTCCCCACCCCAGTGAAGCGCAGGATGTCTGCCATCCCTGCCCCCACGCCCACCAACCAAACCCGGACTGTAAGGCCACCAGCCATCTCTAACTCTGGCTCTGCCCCGACCCCGACCTCAGCGAGGAAACAGCACAGCTACAG CCCACtccccacagacacacagcaggagGAACTTACCGAGGCTGTCCACATCCAGCCCTTCtgtctggaggaggaggaggaggaggaggaggtgaaggaggaggacCTTCCTACCCCACTGTCAAACACTGAACAGCCTAACCAATCAGAGAGCGCAGATCCTGAAGCACCAAGTCAGGATGAGTCAGTGCCCAACAGAAACCTGATGGAACTGGAGACAACAGAGGAGAGCAACAGCAAGACACAGGAG GTTCTTTTGCTGGATcttccacctccagctctgcaCCCTCAAGAGAAACTGCTCATTGACTTGACCAACACACCCGACCTGGTCCGGACCAGTAATAAGACCTGCAGCACAACTCAG caGCTGATTGACTTGAGCTCGCCACTTATCAAGTGGAGTCCAGATGACAAGAGGGAGAATGCTCTGCTCATAAACCTGTCCTTCTGA
- the gtse1 gene encoding G2 and S phase-expressed protein 1 isoform X2 has translation MDSRANSDVFFLLDEKFDFDVSMSPASSIDDDDEDEVFVGPVSHKEKCVSAGVVSRLQDGSDGVRVSWSPLSGDQLEAVCQEATKLANQLQSGESHSEDTDITDTTTEREEFVEDSKAKLGVLGQTASALSPIKRQTFCVQDSPMKELPPAIQRSLLRGNSSTRPSVPAASSTRPSVPATSSTLPSAPATSSTLPSASATSSTRPSVPATSSTRPSASATSSTRPSAPATSSTRPSASATSSTRPSAPATSSTRPSAPATSSTRPTTRLSTSSPVVGPKAPSRMSLRGKAALGVAVVLPSKPAAPTTSCSASKSKVEKTRLQPPRKVVGGLRQSPSSRLSSRAESNEDLLSDSASVASDISDSSLNSSLLGKRTLAPPTKSVGVRNLSGVKAPPLQSRRVTDRKNTSSSSSSVSSFNSSMSLSPAKGKPNSSLNGSLSSSTGLAPSSVSRPRRSTVYTAAEPASSTAGRRSLSTQGKKLSETERVKAARATPLKRAEATPLQSVPAKRLLERTSSSTASSGRPQSGLKPKSKPEALVPPTPSTSGKGAHLADDVSKGLKPKRLMSTSSVDSLPQKTSAGSLTPSASSSKSLQMKARRPSALPTPVKRRMSAIPAPTPTNQTRTVRPPAISNSGSAPTPTSARKQHSYSPLPTDTQQEELTEAVHIQPFCLEEEEEEEEVKEEDLPTPLSNTEQPNQSESADPEAPSQDESVPNRNLMELETTEESNSKTQEVLLLDLPPPALHPQEKLLIDLTNTPDLVRTSNKTCSTTQLIDLSSPLIKWSPDDKRENALLINLSF, from the exons ATGGACAGTCGAGCTAACAGCG ATGTGTTCTTTCTGCTTGATGAGAAATTTGACTTCGATGTTTCGATGTCGCCTGCCAG CTCcatagatgatgatgatgaagacgaGGTGTTTGTGGGTCCCGTCAGTCATAAGGAGAAGTGTGTCAGTGCTGGTGTGGTGTCTCGGCTCCAGGATGGCAGTGACGGTGTGCGGGTGAGCTGGAGCCCACTGAGTGGAGATCAGCTGGAGGCGGTGTGTCAGGAAGCCACCAAACTAGCCAACCAGCTACAGAGTGGCGAGTCTCACAGCGAGGACACTGACATCACCGACACCACAACTGAAAGAGAAGAGTTTGTCGAGGACTCTAAGGCCAAACTGGGCGTGTTGGGTCAGACTGCCAGTGCACTCAGCCCCATCAAACGCCAGACTTTCTGCGTGCAGGACAGTCCCATGAAGGAGCTGCCGCCTGCCATCCAGCGCAGCCTGCTAAGAGGCAACTCATCCACCCGCCCTTCTGTTCCAGCAGCATCATCCACCCGCCCTTCTGTTCCAGCAACATCATCCACCCTCCCTTCTGCTCCAGCAACATCATCCACCCTCCCTTCTGCTTCAGCAACATCATCCACCCGCCCTTCTGTTCCAGCAACATCATCCACCCGCCCTTCTGCTTCAGCAACATCATCCACCCGCCCTTCTGCTCCAGCAACATCATCCACCCGCCCTTCTGCTTCAGCAACATCATCCACCCGCCCTTCTGCTCCAGCAACATCATCCACCCGCCCTTCTGCTCCAGCAACATCATCCACCCGCCCCACAACCAGACTCAGCACTTCCAGCCCTGTGGTTGGACCCAAGGCCCCGTCCAGGATGTCACTGCGAGGAAAAGCTGCCCTGGGCGTTGCTGTTGTGCTGCCTAGCAAGCCAGCTGCTCCAACAACTTCCTGTTCAGCCAGCAAGAGCAAGGTGGAAAAAACTAGACTGCAACCACCAAGAaaa GTGGTTGGGGGTTTGAGACAGAGCCCGTCCTCTCGTCTGTCCAGCAGAGCAGAATCGAATGAGGATCTGCTCTCTGATTCAGCGAGTGTGGCCTCTGATATCAGCGACTCCTCCCTCAACTCCAGCCTTTTGGGAAAACGCACACTGGCTCCACCCACCAAG aGTGTTGGAGTGAGGAACCTGTCAGGTGTGAAAGCTCCGCCCCTTCAGAGCAGGAGggtgacagacagaaagaacacgtcctcatcttcatcctctgTGTCCAGCTTTAACTCCAGCATGTCGCTATCCCCCGCTAAAG GTAAACCGAACTCTTCTCTGAATGGGAGTCTGAGCAGCTCCACTGGCCTCGCCCCCAGCAGCGTCAGCAGACCTCGCCGCTCCACCGTCTACACAGCTGCAGAGCCAGCGTCCTCCACTGCTGGCCGCCGCTCACTTTCAACTCAAGGCAAGAAGCTTTCTGAGACGGAACGTGTCAAAGCTGCCAGAGCCACACCGCTAAAGAGAGCTGAGGCTACGCCCCTCCAGTCAGTACCCGCCAAGAGACTTTTAGAGAggacctcctcctccaccgcctCCTCAGGCCGGCCACAGAGCGGATTGAAGCCCAAATCTAAACCTGAGGCCCTAGTCCCACCAACACccagcacatcaggaaaaggAGCCCACCTTGCAGATG ATGTCTCCAAGGGGTTGAAACCAAAGCGGCTGATGTCTACTAGCAGTGTGGATAG TCTTCCTCAGAAGACATCTGCTGGGTCTCTGACACCCTCTGCCAGCAGCAGCAAGTCACTGCAAATGAAGGCACGCCGCCCCTCTGCCCTCCCCACCCCAGTGAAGCGCAGGATGTCTGCCATCCCTGCCCCCACGCCCACCAACCAAACCCGGACTGTAAGGCCACCAGCCATCTCTAACTCTGGCTCTGCCCCGACCCCGACCTCAGCGAGGAAACAGCACAGCTACAG CCCACtccccacagacacacagcaggagGAACTTACCGAGGCTGTCCACATCCAGCCCTTCtgtctggaggaggaggaggaggaggaggaggtgaaggaggaggacCTTCCTACCCCACTGTCAAACACTGAACAGCCTAACCAATCAGAGAGCGCAGATCCTGAAGCACCAAGTCAGGATGAGTCAGTGCCCAACAGAAACCTGATGGAACTGGAGACAACAGAGGAGAGCAACAGCAAGACACAGGAG GTTCTTTTGCTGGATcttccacctccagctctgcaCCCTCAAGAGAAACTGCTCATTGACTTGACCAACACACCCGACCTGGTCCGGACCAGTAATAAGACCTGCAGCACAACTCAG CTGATTGACTTGAGCTCGCCACTTATCAAGTGGAGTCCAGATGACAAGAGGGAGAATGCTCTGCTCATAAACCTGTCCTTCTGA